The genomic window ACACCACCAGGAGGGGCGGCTTCTGCGTCATCCCCGCCGGCGAGCCCGTTCTCGCCGAGAGGGCGCAGGCCCGTGGTCTGCGCATATCCACGATCGGCCCCTGCGGTGAATTCCGGCTCAGGATCACCGGCCCGTCCGAAGCGGTCCTCGAACCCCCGGGAGTGAGCATCAGGCTGTCCGTCGCGGGCCGGCACCTCCTTGAGGACGCAGCGTCCGCACTGGTCTGCGCCATGGGTTTCGGCGCGGATCCCGGCGAGGCTGCGGGAGCGATGGAGGGCTTCGCAGGGATCGAAGGCCGCGGCACGGAGATACGGGCCGGGTGCGTGACCATCATCGACGAGAGCTACAACGCCAACCCCGGATCCATGGAGGCGTGCCTCGAAGCCCTTTCCGCCCGGACCGGGAGGAAGGGCGCGGTCCTCGGAGACATGCTCGAACTCGGATCCGGCTCCGAAGCTCTCCACAGGCGTGTTCTCGGGAAGGCGGCCTCGTGCGGGCTCGATTTCGTCGTTCTCGTAGGGCCCTCGATGCAGTCCGCCTCCCGGGATGTCGAATGGAAGGGCATCGAGGTCATCCCCGCGGGCGATCCCGCAGAAGCCCTGGAGAGTCTCCGGGCGATGCTCCCTGACGGGGTCTGCCTGCTGGTGAAGGGCAGCCGCTCGATCGGGCTCGAGAGGGTCGTCGAGGGGCTGAGGGAGGAGGCGGGATGCTGTACTGGCTCCTGTATCCCCTGAGGGGGGATGTCTCCCTCTTCAATCTGTTCGGCTACATCTCGTTCCGCGCCGCGTACGCCACGGTGACGGCACTGCTCATCTCGTTCCTGCTCGGGCCGCCGGTGATCCGTGCTCTCCGCAGGCGGCAGATCGGCCAGCACGTCAGGCCCGACGGGCCGCAGACCCATCTGAAGAAGGAAGGCACGCCCACCATGGGCGGGCTGCTCATCCTGCTGTCCGTCCTCCTGCCGGTACTGCTCTGGGGAAGGCTGGACAACTCCTATCTGCTGATCGTGCTGACCTCTACGGTCTGGATGGGGCTCATCGGCCTCCTGGACGACTACCTGAAGGTAGTTCGGAAGCTGCCGAACGGCCTGATCGGGCGCTACAAGCTCCTGGGCCAGTTCGCCCTGGGCCTGGGTATCGGGCTGTGGCTCTATCTGTCGCCCATCGCGGGCGAAGGCCATTCGAGCATCCTGCCGGGCATCCGGACCCTCGACCTCTCCTCCGGCGTCTTCACGATCCTGCCGACGGAGACGATCGTGCCGTTCCTCAAGGAGGTCAGGATCGACCTCGGGGTACTCTACATCGCGTTCGTCGCAGTCGTACTGGCCGGGTCGGCCAATTCCGTGAACCTCACGGACGGGCTGGACGGGCTCGCCACAGGGGTGAGCCTGGTCTCGCTCCTGGCCTTCGGGATCATGGCCTACCTGCTCGGCAATTCGAACTACGCCTCGTACCTCCAGTTCCCGTTCCTCAACGGGGCGGGGGAGGTGGCGGTCTTCGCAGGGGCGGCGGCCGGGGCGTGCCTCGGGTTCCTGTGGTACAACTCCGCGCCGGCCTCCGTCTTCATGGGCGACACGGGCTCCCTGGCCCTGGGAGGGGCCATCGGCTCCATGGCGATCGTCACCCGCTGCGAACTCCTCCTGCTCATCGTAGGCGGGGTGTTCGTGGCCGAAGTGCTGAGCGTGACGATCCAGGTGGGCCACTTCAGGCGGACCGGTCGCCGGTTCTTCAGGATGGCACCCCTCCACCACCATTTCGAGCTCCTGGGATGGGCCGAAACCAAGGTCGTGACGCGCTTCTGGATAGTCGCGGCCCTCCTCGGCCTCCTCGGGCTCTCGACACTGAAGATCAGGTAGGCGGGCATGCACGATTACTGGACCAGGGGAGGCGGCAGGAGGATGGGCGTGGCGGGCCTCGGGCGCAGCGGGAGGGCCGCTGCGAGGCTCCTGGCGACGAACGGCTTTGCTGTCGTCGGCTTCGACGACGACAAGTCCGTCGCGCCCTGCGAATGGTGCGGGGAGACCTGGACGGGAGAGGACTGCCTCGGGCACATCGGAGGGCTGGAGGGCCTGGTGCTGAGCCCCGGCATCCCCTCCGCCTCACCCATGCCGAGAGCCGCGGTCGAGGCCGGAATCCCCGTGACCGGCGAGATCGAGCTCGCGTCGAGGTATGCCCAGGCCCCCATCCTCGCCGTCACGGGATCCAACGGCAAGACCACCACTTCGGAGTGGCTCGGCCATGTGCTGAACAGGGCCGGCATCCGCGCCTGCGTGGCCGGGAACGTCGGCTATCCGTTCTGCCTGGCCGTGATCGAGAACCCCTACCCGGAATGGTTCGTGCTGGAGGTATCCAGCTACCAGCTCGAGACAGCCGATTCCTTCAGGCCATCGGCGGCCGCCATACTGAACCTCACCCCCGACCACCTCCTCCGCCACGGCGACATGGAGGGCTACAGGAACGCCAAGGCCCGCATCTTCATGAACCAGCACTCGGAGGATCTCACCGTACTCAACTCCGACGACCCCGAGTCCCTGCCGCTCATGGGCCTGACACGCGGCATGGAGGCCCTCTTCAGCAGGCAGAGGGAGGTGAGGGAGGGCGCGGACTGTCTCGGGGGAACGATCGTGATCGCCAGGGACGGCTCCAGATCGGCCCTGATGAAGGCTTCGGCGCTCTCGCTGCCCGGACGCCACAACCTCGAGAACGCCCTTGCGGTCGCATGCCTTGCCGGGCGGGCCGGCATCGCGCCGGAAGCCCTGGCCGAAGGCCTCTCCACCTTCGGCGGCGTGCCCCACAGGATCGAGACGGTGAGGATCCTCGACGGGGTCACGTGGGTCAACGACTCCAAGTCCACGAACCAGGACTCGCTCAAGGTGGCTCTGGAGAGTTTCGACAGGCCGGTCATCCTGATTGCCGGCGGCCTCTCGAAGAAGACGAGCTACGGCGACCTGGCCTGGCTCGTATCCGAAAGGGTCAGGGATCTGATCCTGATCGGATCGGCCACGGAGGAGCTGGCGCTCGCCTGGGCCGGGACAGCCCCGA from Candidatus Fermentibacter sp. includes these protein-coding regions:
- the murF gene encoding UDP-N-acetylmuramoyl-tripeptide--D-alanyl-D-alanine ligase — its product is MRFLLSEIAASCGGRLEGPDAEAAGACIDSRACMPGRLFFAMPGSRTDGHAFVDGVLAGGGFAVVSSGPERPGTIRVRSVPDALLAAGGAVRRRLGCRVAAITGSSGKTTTKELLTMALSPLCPTDSSKGNLNNRIGMPLSILDLDPGAGAFVLELGMNHAGELRELGEAAAPDASVITNVGTAHIEFFGSHEALAGAKAELLDTTRRGGFCVIPAGEPVLAERAQARGLRISTIGPCGEFRLRITGPSEAVLEPPGVSIRLSVAGRHLLEDAASALVCAMGFGADPGEAAGAMEGFAGIEGRGTEIRAGCVTIIDESYNANPGSMEACLEALSARTGRKGAVLGDMLELGSGSEALHRRVLGKAASCGLDFVVLVGPSMQSASRDVEWKGIEVIPAGDPAEALESLRAMLPDGVCLLVKGSRSIGLERVVEGLREEAGCCTGSCIP
- the mraY gene encoding phospho-N-acetylmuramoyl-pentapeptide-transferase; the protein is MLYWLLYPLRGDVSLFNLFGYISFRAAYATVTALLISFLLGPPVIRALRRRQIGQHVRPDGPQTHLKKEGTPTMGGLLILLSVLLPVLLWGRLDNSYLLIVLTSTVWMGLIGLLDDYLKVVRKLPNGLIGRYKLLGQFALGLGIGLWLYLSPIAGEGHSSILPGIRTLDLSSGVFTILPTETIVPFLKEVRIDLGVLYIAFVAVVLAGSANSVNLTDGLDGLATGVSLVSLLAFGIMAYLLGNSNYASYLQFPFLNGAGEVAVFAGAAAGACLGFLWYNSAPASVFMGDTGSLALGGAIGSMAIVTRCELLLLIVGGVFVAEVLSVTIQVGHFRRTGRRFFRMAPLHHHFELLGWAETKVVTRFWIVAALLGLLGLSTLKIR
- the murD gene encoding UDP-N-acetylmuramoyl-L-alanine--D-glutamate ligase is translated as MHDYWTRGGGRRMGVAGLGRSGRAAARLLATNGFAVVGFDDDKSVAPCEWCGETWTGEDCLGHIGGLEGLVLSPGIPSASPMPRAAVEAGIPVTGEIELASRYAQAPILAVTGSNGKTTTSEWLGHVLNRAGIRACVAGNVGYPFCLAVIENPYPEWFVLEVSSYQLETADSFRPSAAAILNLTPDHLLRHGDMEGYRNAKARIFMNQHSEDLTVLNSDDPESLPLMGLTRGMEALFSRQREVREGADCLGGTIVIARDGSRSALMKASALSLPGRHNLENALAVACLAGRAGIAPEALAEGLSTFGGVPHRIETVRILDGVTWVNDSKSTNQDSLKVALESFDRPVILIAGGLSKKTSYGDLAWLVSERVRDLILIGSATEELALAWAGTAPMHRAGDMEGAVRLARSLAGQGDVVLLSPACASFDQYENFERRGEHFRSLVEALR